A genomic stretch from Streptomyces fungicidicus includes:
- a CDS encoding ATP-binding protein, with protein MKEQSVRTVGWARSLPMDRGVKEARDWAREHLVSLGWDSTAPDTADDVLLTVSELVTNAHVHAGSSAQLVMSWDGSCLHVSVHDRSADLPAPRVPSTEGLGGRGMLLVDALADTWEARPCPHGKTVTACFRLPAGAGS; from the coding sequence ATGAAGGAACAGTCGGTCCGGACGGTGGGCTGGGCACGCTCACTGCCGATGGACCGCGGGGTGAAGGAGGCCCGCGACTGGGCCCGGGAGCACCTCGTCTCACTGGGCTGGGACAGCACCGCTCCCGACACGGCGGACGACGTGCTGCTGACCGTTTCGGAACTGGTCACCAACGCGCACGTCCACGCGGGCAGTTCCGCGCAGCTGGTCATGTCGTGGGACGGCAGTTGTCTGCACGTCTCGGTGCACGACAGGTCCGCCGACCTGCCGGCGCCGCGCGTGCCGAGCACCGAGGGCCTCGGCGGCCGGGGCATGCTGCTGGTCGACGCCCTCGCCGACACCTGGGAGGCCAGGCCCTGCCCGCACGGCAAGACCGTCACGGCCTGCTTCCGGCTGCCGGCGGGCGCGGGGAGCTGA